Proteins encoded together in one Planctomyces sp. SH-PL14 window:
- a CDS encoding DUF1559 domain-containing protein: MATLRRHGFTLIELLVVIAIIAVLVAILLPAVQQAREAARRSQCTNNMKQLGIAMHNYHETMGSLPIGAGGGLVALPASGTVDASQSGYVWLRAILPYIDQTASYNMWDERYQYAVGNNNKVIQSPIPGMRCPSDTATQPWNNTPNYNYAVNLGNTTYNRTNPFNGVAFGQSPFDATTAAAVRSYKFSDMGDGVSNVLLLGEIRQGQNGTDLRGLIWYVPHVGFTAHNPPNTSVPDRLNAGFCVAANSAIQLPCAGTDTNNPTMFSARSRHVGGVNVVLGDGSVRFVSDAVNLQTWRDLSTMFDGRALGEF; the protein is encoded by the coding sequence ATGGCCACTCTCCGACGGCACGGGTTTACGCTGATTGAGCTTCTTGTCGTGATCGCCATCATCGCGGTCCTCGTGGCGATCCTCCTCCCCGCCGTTCAGCAGGCGCGAGAGGCGGCGCGGCGGAGCCAGTGCACCAACAACATGAAGCAGTTGGGCATCGCGATGCACAACTACCACGAGACGATGGGATCGCTCCCTATCGGCGCCGGGGGCGGCTTGGTTGCGCTGCCCGCCTCAGGGACTGTCGACGCGAGCCAGAGCGGTTATGTCTGGCTGCGGGCGATCCTTCCCTATATCGACCAGACCGCCAGTTACAACATGTGGGACGAGCGGTATCAGTACGCCGTCGGAAACAACAACAAGGTGATCCAGTCGCCGATTCCCGGGATGCGATGTCCCAGCGATACGGCCACGCAGCCTTGGAACAACACGCCGAACTACAACTACGCCGTCAACCTCGGGAACACGACCTACAACCGGACGAACCCGTTCAATGGCGTCGCTTTCGGGCAGTCGCCGTTTGACGCCACCACGGCGGCGGCGGTCCGATCCTACAAGTTTTCCGACATGGGGGACGGCGTTTCCAATGTCCTGCTGCTCGGGGAGATCCGCCAGGGACAGAACGGAACAGACCTTCGCGGCCTGATCTGGTATGTCCCTCACGTCGGCTTCACGGCCCACAATCCTCCCAATACGTCCGTCCCTGACCGGCTCAACGCGGGCTTCTGCGTCGCCGCCAACTCGGCCATTCAGCTCCCCTGTGCGGGCACGGATACGAACAACCCCACGATGTTCTCCGCCCGCAGCCGGCACGTCGGCGGGGTCAATGTTGTCCTCGGCGACGGCTCGGTTCGATTCGTT